Proteins from a single region of Sphingomonas swuensis:
- the egtD gene encoding L-histidine N(alpha)-methyltransferase, which produces MLATSSSVDPQFREDVLRGLSSLPRAIPARWLYDSRGSELFDDITRLASYYPTATETRLLERIMPEVAKAVGAGRTVVEFGAGSLTKTPILLRAVDALRYVPVDISGDYLREAAEGLAGEFPDLDIHPVEANFGEAMDLPDSAHGEKVLGFFPGSTIGNFVPWSATNLLRHFRTTLGTGALLLIGMDRVKPVERLVAAYDEPEGVTAAFNLNLLDRINRELDGTIPVGSFVHEARWNDIMSRIEMHLVATADVTFEVAGRSFAMAAGESIHSENSHKYGPRGGRLLLLAGGWTPIREWTDAAGDFSLILAEAQPERFAP; this is translated from the coding sequence TTGCTCGCGACGTCTAGTTCGGTCGATCCTCAATTCCGGGAGGACGTTCTGCGCGGGCTGTCGAGCTTGCCAAGGGCGATCCCCGCGCGCTGGCTCTACGACAGCCGCGGGTCCGAGCTGTTCGACGACATCACGCGGCTTGCGAGCTATTATCCGACCGCGACCGAGACCCGGCTGCTCGAGCGGATCATGCCCGAGGTGGCCAAGGCGGTCGGCGCCGGCCGGACAGTGGTGGAGTTCGGTGCGGGCTCGCTGACCAAGACTCCGATCCTGCTCCGGGCAGTTGACGCCCTCCGCTATGTGCCGGTCGACATCTCTGGCGACTATCTGCGCGAGGCGGCCGAGGGACTTGCCGGAGAATTTCCTGATCTCGACATCCATCCGGTCGAAGCGAACTTCGGGGAGGCGATGGACCTGCCCGACAGCGCTCACGGCGAAAAGGTGCTGGGCTTCTTCCCGGGTTCGACGATCGGCAACTTCGTGCCGTGGAGCGCGACCAATCTCCTGCGCCACTTCCGGACGACGCTCGGCACCGGCGCGCTGCTGCTGATCGGGATGGACCGGGTGAAGCCGGTCGAGCGACTGGTCGCCGCCTATGACGAGCCCGAGGGCGTCACTGCCGCCTTCAACCTCAATCTGCTCGACCGCATAAATCGCGAACTGGACGGCACCATTCCGGTTGGAAGCTTCGTTCACGAGGCGCGCTGGAACGACATTATGAGCCGCATCGAGATGCACCTCGTCGCGACGGCCGACGTCACCTTCGAAGTCGCTGGCCGCTCGTTCGCGATGGCAGCAGGCGAAAGCATCCACTCGGAGAACAGCCACAAGTACGGCCCGCGCGGGGGACGCTTGCTGCTGCTTGCCGGGGGGTGGACGCCAATCCGCGAATGGACCGACGCTGCCGGCGATTTCAGCCTGATTCTGGCGGAGGCTCAGCCAGAACGCTTCGCGCCCTGA
- the egtB gene encoding ergothioneine biosynthesis protein EgtB: MKAEQRQGIEEHRSLGERLQATRALTLALAEPLSDADATIQPNIDASPAKWHLAHTTWFLETFVLRDHVPGYGPVDERWAFLFNSYYEGEGARLERGRRGMITRPSLDEVRGWRARVDEAVQESLPTLGAEALTLIELGIHHEQQHQELFLTDILSTFAANPLEPAYAALPLRERVAAAPMAWLPGRDGVVEIGTDGRGFAFDCEGPRHRALLHPHALASRCVSNGEWQEFIADGGYDKAGLWLSEGWDWVSREGIRGPLYWNKDGSHFTLAGRRERDPAAPVAHVSYYEADAFARWAGARLPTEAEWEDRARLADAAGGHQLDRAGAVLPAAGGDWFGDVWNWTGSAYLSYPGFRPAEGTVGEYNGKFMSGQMVLKGASCATPRGHSRASYRNFFPPAARWQFTGVRLARDV; this comes from the coding sequence TTGAAGGCTGAGCAACGGCAGGGGATCGAAGAGCATCGAAGCCTCGGCGAGCGACTGCAGGCGACGCGGGCGCTGACGTTGGCGCTGGCCGAGCCGCTGAGCGACGCCGATGCGACCATCCAGCCCAACATCGACGCATCGCCCGCCAAGTGGCACCTGGCGCATACCACCTGGTTCCTCGAGACCTTCGTCTTGCGCGACCATGTCCCGGGCTATGGCCCGGTCGACGAGCGCTGGGCCTTCCTGTTCAATAGCTATTACGAAGGCGAAGGCGCCCGACTGGAGCGCGGACGGCGCGGAATGATCACGCGGCCAAGTCTCGACGAGGTACGCGGCTGGCGCGCCCGGGTCGACGAGGCAGTGCAGGAGTCGCTGCCGACGCTTGGGGCCGAGGCGCTGACCCTGATCGAGCTCGGGATCCATCACGAGCAGCAGCATCAGGAACTCTTCCTGACCGACATCCTCTCGACCTTCGCCGCCAATCCGCTGGAGCCCGCCTACGCGGCGCTTCCGCTGAGGGAGCGTGTCGCGGCCGCGCCGATGGCCTGGCTGCCGGGTCGTGACGGAGTGGTCGAGATCGGCACGGACGGTCGTGGCTTCGCCTTCGACTGCGAGGGACCGCGGCATCGCGCCCTCCTCCATCCGCATGCGCTTGCCAGCCGCTGCGTCAGCAACGGCGAGTGGCAGGAGTTCATCGCCGACGGAGGCTACGACAAGGCCGGCCTGTGGCTCAGCGAAGGCTGGGACTGGGTGTCCCGCGAGGGCATCCGGGGGCCGCTCTACTGGAATAAGGACGGAAGCCACTTCACGCTTGCCGGTCGGCGTGAGCGGGACCCGGCAGCCCCGGTCGCGCACGTCTCCTATTACGAAGCCGACGCCTTTGCCCGCTGGGCAGGCGCGCGGCTGCCGACCGAAGCCGAGTGGGAAGACCGGGCGCGCCTGGCCGACGCGGCGGGCGGCCACCAGCTGGACCGTGCCGGGGCCGTGCTTCCGGCCGCGGGCGGCGACTGGTTCGGCGACGTCTGGAACTGGACCGGGTCGGCCTATCTTTCCTACCCCGGCTTCCGTCCCGCTGAGGGCACGGTCGGCGAATATAACGGCAAGTTCATGTCCGGGCAGATGGTGCTCAAGGGCGCAAGCTGCGCGACCCCACGTGGTCACAGCCGCGCCAGCTATCGCAATTTCTTTCCGCCGGCGGCGCGCTGGCAGTTCACGGGAGTCCGCCTTGCTCGCGACGTCTAG
- a CDS encoding flavodoxin family protein, whose translation MTNPALTAVAINCTLKKSDGEPSSTDKMIELVAGELGKHGVTLTETLRLADYRILPGVESDMGDGDQWPELRAKILAADVLIFGTPIWLGQLSSIGKSVLERMDAFLSEADDKGRYPSFGKLVVAAIVGNEDGAHRVTADLFQGLNDVGWTVPPAAACYWVGEAMHKTDFKDLPKVPDEVQSTAKLLASSTAHLARLLKSDAFPGVDG comes from the coding sequence ATGACCAACCCCGCGCTGACCGCCGTCGCCATCAACTGCACGCTCAAGAAGTCTGACGGGGAGCCGTCCTCGACCGACAAGATGATCGAGCTGGTCGCGGGCGAACTCGGCAAGCACGGGGTGACGCTCACCGAGACGCTTCGGCTGGCGGACTATCGCATCCTGCCGGGTGTCGAGAGCGACATGGGCGACGGCGACCAGTGGCCCGAGCTTCGTGCCAAGATCCTCGCCGCCGACGTCCTGATCTTCGGTACGCCGATCTGGCTCGGCCAGCTGTCGAGCATCGGCAAGAGCGTGCTCGAGCGGATGGACGCGTTCCTGAGCGAGGCCGACGACAAGGGTCGTTATCCAAGCTTCGGCAAATTGGTCGTGGCGGCGATCGTCGGCAACGAGGACGGCGCGCACCGCGTGACGGCCGACCTCTTCCAGGGACTGAACGACGTGGGCTGGACGGTGCCGCCGGCCGCGGCCTGCTACTGGGTTGGCGAAGCGATGCACAAGACGGACTTCAAGGATCTTCCCAAGGTGCCCGACGAAGTGCAATCCACCGCAAAGTTGCTAGCGTCGAGCACGGCGCATCTCGCCAGACTGTTGAAGTCGGACGCCTTTCCGGGAGTGGATGGTTGA
- the gpmA gene encoding 2,3-diphosphoglycerate-dependent phosphoglycerate mutase, whose amino-acid sequence MPTLILLRHGQSQWNLENRFTGWWDVDLTEQGVAEAKAAGTLLTDKGMDLDLVFTSVQKRAIRTANLALEAMDRLWLPLVKDWRLNERHYGGLTGLNKAETVAKVGEEQVKIWRRSFDVPPPPLEADSAYASLQQDRRYAGIAVPATESLKDTIARVLPYYEAEIVPALKAGKRVLVAAHGNSLRALEKHLSGISDADITGLEIPTGQPIVYELDEALNRVDRYYLSER is encoded by the coding sequence ATGCCGACGCTGATCCTGCTTCGCCACGGCCAGAGCCAGTGGAACCTCGAGAACCGTTTCACCGGCTGGTGGGATGTGGACCTGACCGAGCAGGGGGTCGCGGAGGCCAAGGCGGCGGGAACGCTGCTGACCGACAAGGGAATGGACCTCGATCTCGTCTTCACCTCGGTCCAGAAGCGCGCGATCCGCACCGCCAACCTGGCGCTGGAAGCGATGGACCGGCTGTGGCTTCCGCTGGTGAAGGACTGGCGGCTGAACGAGCGGCACTATGGCGGGCTGACCGGGCTCAACAAGGCCGAGACTGTGGCCAAGGTCGGCGAGGAGCAGGTCAAGATCTGGCGCCGAAGCTTCGACGTGCCGCCGCCGCCGCTCGAGGCCGACAGTGCCTATGCGAGCCTTCAGCAGGACCGTCGCTACGCCGGGATCGCGGTACCGGCGACGGAAAGCCTGAAGGACACGATCGCGCGGGTGCTGCCCTATTACGAGGCGGAGATCGTTCCCGCGCTCAAGGCGGGCAAGAGGGTGCTGGTGGCGGCGCACGGCAACAGCCTGCGCGCGCTCGAGAAGCATTTGTCGGGCATCTCGGACGCCGACATTACCGGGCTTGAGATCCCGACCGGGCAGCCGATCGTCTACGAGCTCGACGAGGCGCTGAACCGTGTGGACCGCTACTATCTGAGCGAGCGCTAG